A single window of Leishmania infantum JPCM5 genome chromosome 35 DNA harbors:
- a CDS encoding putative transport protein particle (TRAPP) subunit, with the protein MRQRTVVTGKVVRDKSGAAAELSSSEHTQVALSAFSFLFSELCVRAYTFPTKVKNVEEVEARLTSLGAHVGTRLIMLSSVRDPVDLQRRPLTIDAVLKLLQEKLWARWFGRPASEIQRESNSDRFFLFDSDPIVLRHVHPSPDYVDSEGRWNVNYAGFMGGIIQGALQSMGFEAEVQTYHQPEPGKPHQSLFVIAFAKHVWDRERKMRT; encoded by the coding sequence ATGCGCCAGCGAACCGTCGTCACAGGCAAGGTGGTGAGGGACaagagcggtgccgcggccgaACTCTCTTCCAGCGAGCACACCCAGGTTGCGTTGTCGGCGTTTagttttttgttttcggaGTTGTGTGTACGCGCCTACACGTTCCCGACAAAGGTGAAGAAcgtcgaggaggtggaggcccGCTTGACCTCTCTTGGCGCGCACGTTGGGACTCGTCTTATCATGCTCTCCTCTGTCCGCGACCCCGTcgacctgcagcgccgcccgctAACGATTGACGCGGTCCTGAAGTTGCTGCAGGAGAAGCTCTGGGCACGCTGGTTTGGCCGTCCCGCCAGCGAAATCCAGCGTGAGAGCAACTCAGATCGCTTCTTCCTTTTCGACAGCGACCCTATCGTTCTCCGCCACGTCCACCCATCCCCCGACTACGTGGACAGCGAAGGCCGGTGGAACGTGAACTACGCCGGATTCATGGGCGGCATCATTCAAGGAGCACTGCAGTCAATGGGCTTTGAGGCGGAGGTGCAGACATATCATCAGCCGGAGCCTGGGAAGCCTCACCAGTCGCTGTTCGTGATTGCTTTTGCGAAGCACGTCTGGGATCGGGAGCGGAAGATGCGAACCTGA
- a CDS encoding putative mitochondrial carrier protein codes for MTKAFSPPLDGSSQSMSAKSEHLWMHGVAGMMGGSAAMMMFYPLDFLRTRMHILHQGSRAMPLRSAREILRQEGLRGMYKGIGVSVVSHSVGWGLYLVTFRSAQQRITELLDEKLEDSMIEQSGLDFMSACVAATITGTVVTPLHVIKTRRQLCDGDRLHSGVRVQPLPSGFAGVRAIARQEGWRAMFRGLWPQILLTGNTTIQVTIYEWFRRNLFTNHENPSPLQVALASGFSKAVACALFNPLEVVRTCLQDQRNHGSPEYKSMLTGLQTIWRSEGLIGMYRGLPVNVARVIPSTMMAFVLYEKCLWAIRATHQMAESLHVTGAATSSTSTAFKGGSSASNISTASGSKTGFAVGKPQFQ; via the coding sequence ATGACGAAAGCTTTCTCACCGCCCCTGGACGGCTCCTCGCAGAGCATGTCGGCGAAGAGTGAGCATCTGTGGATGCATGGCGTTGCAGGCATGATGGGCGGGTCAGCCGCGATGATGATGTTTTACCCGCTCGACTTCCTACGCACTCGCATGCATATCCTTCATCAGGGAAGCCGCGCGATGCCGCTTCGCTCCGCTCGTGAGATTTTGCGTCAGGAAGGTTTGCGCGGCATGTACAAGGGCATCGGTGTGTCTGTCGTTTCGCACAGCGTCGGCTGGGGACTCTACCTGGTCACCTTCCGctccgcgcagcagcgcatcacgGAGTTACTCGACGAAAAGCTGGAGGACTCCATGATTGAGCAGTCCGGTCTCGATTTCAtgagcgcgtgcgtcgcGGCCACTATCACGGGCACCGTCGTCACGCCGCTCCACGTCATCAAGACACGCCGCCAGCTGTGCGACGGCGACCGCCTTCACAGCGGCGTCCGTGTGCAACCGCTGCCGTCCGGTTTCGCTGGGGTGAGAGCGATTGCGCGGCAGGAGGGATGGAGAGCCATGTTCCGCGGACTGTGGCCTCAAATACTGCTTACCGGCAACACCACCATCCAAGTGACCATATACGAGTGGTTCCGGCGTAACCTGTTCACCAACCACGAAAAtccctcgccgctgcaggtggcACTGGCCTCCGGCTTTTCCAAGGCAGTAGCCTGTGCCCTCTTCAACCCCCTCGAGGTCGTGCGGACTTGCCTACAGGATCAACGTAACCACGGCAGTCCGGAGTACAAGAGCATGCTGACGGGCTTGCAGACTATCTGGCGCAGTGAGGGGCTCATCGGCATGTACCGCGGCCTTCCCGTGAATGTGGCACGCGTCATCCCGTCAACGATGATGGCGTTTGTGCTGTACGAGAAGTGCCTGTGGGCGATTCGCGCGACGCACCAGATGGCTGAGTCGCTGCATGTTACAGGCGCTGCAACCTCGAGCACCAGCACTGCCTTCAAAGGCGGTTCCTCTGCCAGCAATATCAGCACtgcgagcggcagcaagaCAGGTTTTGCTGTGGGAAAGCCTCAGTTTCAGTAG
- a CDS encoding putative 6-phosphogluconate dehydrogenase,decarboxylating — protein sequence MSNDLGIIGLGVMGANLALNIAEKGFKVAVFNRTSAKTASFLKEHESEKFAANLNGYETMKAFAASLKKPRRAFILVQAGAATDSTIEQLKEVLENGDIIIDTGNANFKDQDKRAAQLESQGLRFLGMGISGGEEGARKGPAFFPGGTPSVWEEVRPIVEAAAAKAEDGRPCVTFNGKGGAGSCVKMYHNAGEYAVLQIWGEAYTALLAFGFDNDQIADVFESWKADGFLKSYMLDISIAACRAREAAGNYLSEKVKDRIGSKGTGLWSAQEALEVGVPAPSLSMAVISRQMTMCKEERIANCKAFPNFPRGPSAEARDKSPNSPDAKQLYHAVSLCIIASYAQMFQCLRELDKVYGFGLNLPATIATFRAGCILQGYLLGPMTKAFEENPSLPNLMDAFTKEIVAGLDDCRQILAKLTVNTAVSLPVMMASLSYINAMYTETLPYGQLVSLQRDVFGRHGYERTDKDGRESFEWPALQ from the coding sequence ATGTCGAACGACCTCGGTATTATCGGCCTCGGTGTCATGGGCGCGAATCTCGCCCTGAACATCGCCGAGAAGGGATTCAAAGTTGCCGTCTTCAACCGCACCTCCGCGAAGACGGCGTCGTTTCTCAAGGAGCATGAGAGCGAGAAATTTGCCGCCAACCTGAATGGCTACGAGACCATGAAGGCGTTCGCTGCGTCCCTCAAgaagccgcgccgcgcgTTCATTCTCGTCCAGGCCGGCGCCGCTACGGACTCTACGATCGAGCAGCTCAAGGAAGTGCTCGAGAATGGCGACATCATAATTGACACTGGCAATGCGAACTTCAAGGACCAGGACAAGCGTGCCGCGCAGTTGGAGAGCCAGGGTCTCCGCTTCCTCGGCATGGGCATCTCCGGTGGTGAGGAGGGTGCGCGCAAGGGGCCGGCCTTCTTCCCGGGTGGCACACCAAGCGTgtgggaggaggtgcgccCGATcgtggaggcggctgcggccaAGGCTGAGGACGGTCGCCCGTGCGTGACTTTCAACGGcaagggcggcgctggaTCCTGCGTGAAGATGTATCACAACGCTGGTGAGTACGCCGTGCTGCAGATCTGGGGTGAGGCGTACACCGCCCTGCTTGCCTTCGGCTTCGACAACGATCAGATCGCCGACGTGTTCGAGTCGTGGAAGGCAGATGGCTTCCTCAAATCCTACATGCTCGACATTTCCATTGCCGCTTGCcgcgcgagagaggcagcagGCAACTATCTGTCAGAGAAGGTCAAGGACCGCATCGGCTCCAAGGGCACTGGCCTGTGGTCTGCCCAGGAGGCTCTGGAGGTTGGCGTGCCAGCGCCCTCGCTCAGCATGGCCGTCATCTCACGCCAGATGACCATGTGCAAAGAGGAGCGTATTGCGAACTGCAAGGCATTCCCCAACTTCCCTCGTGGCCCGTCTGCGGAAGCCAGGGACAAGTCCCCGAACTCCCCCGACGCGAAGCAGCTGTACCACGCCGTCAGCCTCTGCATCATCGCGAGCTACGCGCAGATGTTCCAGTGCTTGCGCGAGTTGGACAAGGTGTACGGATTTGGCCTGAACCTGCctgccaccatcgccaccttCCGCGCCGGCTGCATTCTTCAGGGCTACCTGCTGGGGCCCATGACGAAGGCCTTCGAGGAGAACCCGAGCCTGCCCAACCTGATGGACGCTTTCACCAAGGAGATAGTGGCGGGCCTTGATGACTGCCGCCAGATTCTCGCCAAGCTCACAGTGAACACGGCAGTGTCACTGCCGGTCATGATGGCCTCACTGTCCTACATCAACGCCATGTACACGGAGACTCTTCCGTACGGACAGCTGGTGTCGTTGCAGCGCGACGTCTTTGGCCGCCACGGCTACGAGCGCACGGACAAGGACGGCCGTGAGTCGTTTGAATGGCCCGCACTGCAGTAG